The following coding sequences lie in one Apium graveolens cultivar Ventura chromosome 3, ASM990537v1, whole genome shotgun sequence genomic window:
- the LOC141711919 gene encoding uncharacterized protein LOC141711919 — protein MAKVAARAPLPSSTNHFDKLGSGTVSKVSTAVKRKTPSELRGEQLKRKNIIEIIDESPGPVCSTRKNNEVCGIRKSDLSSKNTRYIDTRLDEVFPVRKNSIRLNMLSKKENIKEYIPSEHVDSIKSFRVPSDSNAESRPPVTNPQDPLASISVAKDNIQKEVHPTIGKCGENTFRSVTELSTGSGNLPGFSVVDMDKAFKGLVKEPPTNSASTVDAFGRTSDLTTKKFCSEFCISGRKIPLDVTLKTTMRVVLLSSVNRFHRSITCSTFSDINRIKAQTGSVGDQKLSSVTKINTHMSSLKSVHSWVYPQSSLPPPVISALALAGTEGGQMDFLSKRQNAWEDSFRSLYYMLRKNVCNIFYVCTAQFVVMFTSANISKEGKVVCNAYISQSTRSLRSLLKEHDICFSMPLSHSKVEQVSSEDLAELSEIERHNLGQTRRLGSLSDEDNSPQSLLAIRGNESVHGLYDFLLNYRFIMISMTGVDVPMLYAPLPFENAALSAPEIRCKEVRRADHVSVPPEKKIPGELNQGSASGFCYSIEIKDSYLPPWIISSICNCLDSDENSYDISFTTQPTSTGLNVGLEAVSGKHNTETSFSFGVPHAIISPQLDSAFLKGLIYGADSYTASLSPV, from the exons ATGGCGAAAGTTGCTGCTAGGGCTCCTTTACCTTCTAGTACTAATCATTTTGATAAGCTCGGTTCCGGCACTGTGTCAAAGGTCTCTACTGCTGTTAAACGAAAGACGCCTTCTGAATTGCGA GGAGAGCAGCTAAAACGAAAGAATATAATTGAAATTATAGATGAATCGCCAGGTCCTGTTTGCTCTACGAG GAAAAACAATGAGGTATGTGGAATAAGAAAATCTGATCTCTCATCGAAGAATACCAGATATATTGATACTCGTTTGGATGAAGTCTTTCCAGTCCGTAAAAACAGCATCAGGTTAAATATGCTTTCTAAAAAAGAAAATATTAAG GAATACATACCTTCTGAGCATGTTGACAGTATCAAAAGTTTCCGTGTTCCTTCAGACTCCAATGCTGAAAGTCGACCACCCGTGACAAA TCCACAAGACCCCTTAGCATCAATATCAGTTGCCAAAGATAATATCCAAAAAGAAGTTCATCCAACCATTGGAAAGTGTGGTGAAAATACGTTTCGTAGTGTTACAGAGCTATCAACGGGTAGTGGAAACTTACCAGGCTTTTCAGTTGTTGACATG GATAAAGCTTTTAAAGGATTGGTTAAAGAGCCACCTACAAATTCAGCATCAACAGTTGATGCTTTTGGAAGAACTAGTGATCTTACCACAAAAAAGTTCTGCTCTGAATTTTGTATTTCTGGCCGAAAGATACCTCTTGATGTTACACTGAAAACTACAATGAGGGTGGTTCTATTATCCTCTGTGAACAG GTTTCATAGATCGATTACTTGCAGTACATTCAGTGATATAAACCGGATAAAGGCTCAAACTGGCAGTGTTGGTGATCAGAAGCTTTCTTCAGTAACTAAGATTAACACCCACATGTCCAGTTTAAAATCTGTACATTCCTGGGTATATCCACAGTCTTCTCTACCACCTCCTGTCATATCAGCATTAGCTTTAGCTGGAACAGAGGGGG GGCAAATGGATTTCTTGAGCAAACGGCAAAATGCATGGGAGGACTCCTTTCGAAGTCTGTACTACATGCTGAGGAAGAATGTGTGCAATATATTTTATG TTTGCACTGCACAGTTTGTGGTCATGTTTACTAGTGCTAATATTTCGAAGGAAGGCAAAGTTGTGTGCAATGCCTATATATCTCAGTCTACAAGAAGCTTAAGGTCATTGCTGAAAGAACAT GATATTTGTTTCTCTATGCCTCTTTCTCATTCGAAAGTGGAGCAAGTTAGTTCAGAAGATCTAGCCGAGCTGTCAGAGATCGAAAGACATAATCTTGGACAG ACTCGTCGGCTGGGTTCTTTATCCGATGAAGATAACAGCCCACAATCTTTGCTAGCAATCAGAGGGAACGAAAGTGTACATGGATTATATGATTTTCTGCTCAATTATAG GTTTATCATGATCTCTATGACTGGTGTGGATGTTCCTATGTTGTATGCACCACTGCCTTTTGAAAATGCAGCTCTTTCTGCACCAGAG ATTAGGTGCAAAGAGGTAAGAAGGGCTGATCATGTGTCTGTTCCTCCAGAGAAGAAAATTCCTGGTGAACTCAATCAAGGTTCAGCTTCTGGATTTTGTTATAGCATCGAAATTAAAGACTCGTATCTTCCACCATGGATAATCAGCAGCATATGCAATTGTTTGGACTCTGATGAGAATAGTTATGATATAAG TTTTACAACACAACCAACATCTACCGGCCTGAATGTTGGTCTTGAGGCCGTTTCAGGGAAACACAATACTGAAACCAGCTTCAGTTTTGGGGTACCACATGCCATAATTTCACCTCAATTAGATTCTGCCTTTTTGAAAGGCTTGATTTACGGCGCTGACTCCTATACTGCATCTCTTTCACCTGTTTGA
- the LOC141711922 gene encoding myosin-binding protein 7-like produces MSSREDQSMTNDCDCDGDCEVCGCSIMNDSDSRTVKPKFNQFEEGNRFVVPGLDISHVAKVEISNECVALREMVSNQQSAILDLSIELEEERSASSTAANEAMSMIIRLQREKAEIQMEARQFKRFAEEKMAHDGHEITALEDLLYKREQTIQSLTCEVRAYKHRMMSYGLTEAEAEGEKGNTPRNHNVAENLDSHNEIPTYDYPPLKCNSTADQDSCEVENDTVDVEKYALCDTPTSQDHLKDLDNRINQLENCTKQSRSDVDFFGTKTVLEKVIVGHSPRRSRHIRRFSTDSSSSYFATVKETSSDVAHGSPEFATTDKLDFINSEKLSDFRKVDNASEVENDMSDRVYTIDSIHNDASYDDVRDLKASVPICEEYTTTPRESLNTADTADHEIKKLYLRLQALEADRESMRQALISMRTDKAQLVLLKEIAQQFCKDASPVRALGRKSTVGGSFSVMSIFKWAVALVFWKKKAFRSRYMFGMSPDNVGLLMLLDKGPNVGQWRCLTSTQV; encoded by the exons ATGAGTTCTCGAGAAGATCAATCTATGACCAATGATTGTGATTGTGATGGTGATTGTGAAGTTTGTGGTTGTTCTATCATGAATGACTCTGATTCCAGAACTGTGAAGCCTAAATTTAATCAATTTGAGGAAGGGAACAGGTTTGTTGTACCTGGTCTCGATATTTCTCATGTTGCTAAGGTTGAGATCTCGAATGAATGTGTTGCGTTGAGGGAAATGGTTAGCAACCAGCAGAGTGCCATTCTGGATCTTTCTATTGAACTGGAAGAGGAGAGAAGTGCATCTTCAACGGCTGCTAATGAGGCAATGTCTATGATTATAAGGTTACAGAGGGAGAAGGCGGAGATTCAAATGGAGGCTCGACAGTTTAAACGCTTTGCAGAGGAGAAGATGGCACATGATGGTCATGAGATTACTGCTTTGGAGGATTTGTTGTATAAGAGAGAGCAAACTATACAATCTCTTACGTGTGAGGTGCGCGCCTATAAACATAGGATGATGAGTTACGGTCTTACTGAGGCTGAGGCAGAGGGAGAAAAAGGCAACACCCCTCGAAATCATAATGTGGCGGAAAACCTAGATTCACATAATGAAATTCCAACCTATGATTACCCTCCCCTCAAGTGCAATTCAACTGCTGATCAAGATTCATGTGAGGTTGAAAATGATACAGTAGATGTGGAGAAGTATGCATTATGCGACACGCCAACGTCTCAAGATCATTTGAAAGATTTGGACAATCGGATCAATCAATTGGAAAACTGTACAAAGCAGAGCCGGTCTGATGTGGATTTCTTTGGTACCAAGACTGTGCTTGAAAAGGTGATAGTTGGCCATTCTCCTAGGCGAAGTAGACATATTAGGCGGTTTTCTACCGACAGCTCAAGTTCGTATTTTGCAACAGTTAAAGagacaagttctgatgttgccCACGGTTCTCCCGAGTTTGCCACTACTGATAAATTGGATTTCATAAATTCCGAGAAACTCTCTGATTTCAGAAAGGTGGACAATGCATCTGAAGTTGAAAATGACATGAGTGATAGAGTATACACCATCGATTCCATTCATAATGATGCATCCTATGACGACGTTAGGGATCTAAAAGCTTCTGTCCCAATTTGTGAAGAGTATACAACCACACCAAGGGAGTCACTGAATACAGCAGATACAGCGGACCATGAGATCAAGAAGCTCTACTTAAGGCTTCAGGCACTTGAAGCTGACAGAGAATCTATGAGGCAAGCACTCATTTCTATGAGGACGGATAAGGCGCAGCTGGTATTATTGAAGGAGATAGCTCAACAATTTTGTAAAGATGCCTCACCTGTCAGAGCGTTAGGGAGAAAGTCAACTGTTGGCGGAAGCTTCTCCGTCATGTCTATATTCAAG TGGGCCGTCGCATTGGTCTTCTGGAAAAAGAAAGCATTTCGAAGCAG